From one Humulus lupulus chromosome 8, drHumLupu1.1, whole genome shotgun sequence genomic stretch:
- the LOC133796197 gene encoding uncharacterized protein LOC133796197 yields MAQQRTLKELAVPNLDQQPLCIQYPPLDVNFELKSGLINLLTSFHGLPGEDPNKHLKEFHIVCSSMKPIAVSEEQIKLRAFPFSLKDAAKEWLYYLPPGTVETWNVGSIRKEICGIRKYTGESLYEYWERFKRLCASCPHHQLSEQLLIQYFYEGLQSLDRSMVDVASGGALVDKTPAAARSLISNMAANSQQFGIRQDSIPLPQLANEGSTSNANQLGQQLAQLTAVVQQLALGQQVRPCGICQVVGHATDTYPTLFEGETEGVNAVGNFPGQLHQMYYEPFSQTYNPGWHDHPNFRYGNQQQVAPQSTSARPPGFTLQQRSQNNFVPRPSQAPQAAPPPSAKPSTEDLINAIATNTLQFQQTTQASIKILENQMGQLAASYNRLEAHLSNKFPSQPEMNPKENASAVTLQSEMQYDPPSPPMPSKFSSNPQVDCSVNEDVPSQPITPTQLNPKLTFVIPPPFPSRLKRKRLTRKFLIHSER; encoded by the exons ATGGCCCAGCAAAGGACATTGAAAGAGTTGGCAGTGCCAAATCTTGACCAACAACCACTTTGCATCCAATATCCACCGCTGGATGTAAACTTTGAGCTGAAGTCGGGCCTCATCAACTTATTGACTTCTTTCCATGGGCTGCCTGGTGAGGATCCGAATAAACATTTGAAGGAGTTTCATATTGTCTGTTCTAGTATGAAACCTATTGCAGTGAGTGAAGAACAAATTAAGTTGCgagcttttcctttctccctaAAGGATGCAGCTAAAGAGTGGTTGTACTATCTTCCACCTGGTACTGTTGAAACATGGAATG TTGGAAGCATCAGGAAAGAGATCTGTGGTATAAGGAAATATACAGGAGAGTCTTTGTATgaatattgggagagatttaagcgGTTGTGTGCTAGTTGCCCTCATCATCAGTTAAGTGAACAGCTCCTCATTCAgtacttttatgaaggattacaatCACTGGATAGGAGTATGGTTGATGTAGCCAGTGGGGGTGCACTAGTTGATAAGACTCCTGCTGCAGCCAGGAGCTTAATTTCTAATATGGCCGCTAACTCACAACAGTTTGGCATTCGCCAAGATTCTATTCCACTACCCCAATTAGCTAATGAAGGGAGCACCTCTAATGCTAATCAGCTGGGTCAACAATTGGCTCAATTAACTGCAGTGGTACAACAACTAGCTTTAGGCCAACAAGTGAGGCCATGTGGAATCTGTCAAGTTGTGGGGCATGCTACTGATACTTACCCTACTCTATTTGAGGGAGAAACTGAGGGTGTTAATGCTGTAGGAAATTTCCCTGGTCAATTACATCAGATGTATTATGAACCCTTTTCACAAACTTATAATCCTGGCTGGCATGATCATCCAAATTTTCGttatgggaatcaacaacaagTTGCTCCACAGTCTACATCTGCGAGACCACCTGGTTTCACTTTGCAACAGCGGTCTCAAAATAATTTTGTACCTAGACCATCACAAGCACCGCaagctgctccaccaccaagtgcCAAACCCTCTACTGAGGATTTAATCAATGCCATTGCTACAAATACTCTTCAGTTTCAGCAAACCACCCAAGCTTCCATCAAAATTTTGGAGAATCAGATGGGGCAATTAGCAGCATCATATAACAGGTTGGAAGCTCATCTTTCTAATAAATTTCCTTCACAACCTGAGATGAATCCCAAGGAGAATGCTAGTGCAGTAACTTTGCAAAGCGAGATGCAATATGATCCACCTAGTCCTCCAATGCCTAGTAAATTTTCATCCAACCCACAAGTTGATTGTTCAGTCAATGAAGATGTTCCTTCACAGCCAATCACCCCTACACAACTAAACCCTAAGCTTACTTTCGTCATCCCACCTCCATTCCCAAGCAGActaaaaaggaagaggttgacaaggaaATTCTTGATACATTCCGAAAGGTAG